The Vulcanimicrobium alpinum sequence ATCGCCAAGCTGATCGCGCGGGTGGCCTAGCCGCCGCGCGCGAAAGGCGCGCGCCATGATCACGACAGAACAGCGGCGCGTCGCCCTCGAAACCGGCGCCGTCACGACCGTCGAATGCTGGGGCGATGCCGGCCCCGCCGTGCTGTGCGTGCACGGGATCGGCTCGTCGCGGCGCGATTTCGCGCGGCTCGGCGAAGCGCTCGCCGCAACGCACCGCGTGTTCGCGTACGATCAGCGCGGACACGGCGATCACGCGCAACACGACGGCCCGATGGCGCTCGACGCGCTCGCCGCCGATCTGCGCGCCGTCGCCGACAGCATCGGGACGGTTGCGTCGGTCGTCGGCCACTCGTGGGGCAGCGCGGTGGCGCTCGTCGGCGGCCCGAAGATCGCGAAGTCGCTCGTGCTCGTCGACCCGATGATTCGCATCGCGCCGCACACGTTCGGGCGCGACTACGTCGACGGCATGGCAGCACTGCTGCCGGATGACGCCGCCGCACGCGAGGCGGCGATTCGCGACGCGTTCGCCGGTGCGCATCCCGCCGACCGCGACGGCAAACTGCACGCGATGCGCGCGCTGTCGCTCGAGACGCTGCGCCGGCTCGGCGCCGACAACTGCGTCGACGACGGCGGCTGGGATCTGCGCGAACGCCTCGCCGCGCTCAAAGTACCGACGACGATTCTGCTCGCCGGGGAAGACTCGGTCGTCGCCCCCGACGACGTCGCGCGCATTTCACCGTCGGTTTGCGTACGCACGATCGCAGGTCACGGCCACACGCTCCACCGCACCGCGTTCGACGTCTTCGTCGAAGCAGTCACCTCGTCGGTCCCCGCCTAAGTCAGCGTTCGGCGGCGAGGCGCGCGGCGGCCCCCAGCATCGCGAGGCCGGTGACGCGTGACGTAGCGCGCGCTGCGCGCGGGGAGCGCAGCAGCGTGCGCGCGCGGTGCGCGAGCGCACCGTAGCCCGCGAAGACCAGCAGATCGCTCGCGATGAACGTCGCGCCGAGGATCGCGAACTGCTGGGCGACGGGTCGCGCCGGGTCGCGAACTGCGGCAGCAGCGCGCCGAAGAACAGAATTACCTTCGGGTTCGCGAGCTGCGTCGCGAGGCCGAGCCGAAACGCGCGGCCGGCGTCGTTCGGGCGCGGCTCGAACGCGGGCGTGCGGTCGAGCAGCGCGCGGACGCCGAGGTAGGCGAGGTAGACGATCCCGATCCATTTCACGGCGGTGAAGAGCGGATGCGACGCGACGAGCAGCGTTCCCAACCCCGCCACGGCTGCCGCGACGAAGACCGCGTCGCCGACGAGCACGCCGGCATTCGTGCGCAATGACGCGGCGAAGCCGCCGCGCAGCGCACTCGAGACGACCGCGACGACTGCCGGCCCCGGGACCAGCGACACGAGTAGCGCGAGTCCGGCGAACGGCAGCCACGCGTGCAGCGTCATGCGAACGTCACCACGAGTTTGCCCGAGACGGCGCGATCCCACAAGCGATCGGCGGCCTCGCCGATCCGCGCGACGGGGAGCACGTCGTCGACGTGCACCTGCAGCGCGCCGCCGTCGAGCAGCGCGGCGAGCCGCGCCAATCCTTCGCCCGCGGGCGTGCGCTCGAGTTCGTGAAAGATGATGAAACCGTAGATCGACGCGCCGCCGCGCGCGTAGAACGATGCCACTTCGATCGTGCTCTCGCGCTGTGCCGACGTGCCGAACGTGACGAGCATCCCGTCGGGCGCGAGCTCGCGCAGCGCGCCGGCGAAGACGTCGCCGCCGACGGATTCCAAGATCAGATCGAACGGCCCGGTTTCGTGCGCGCACCCGGCGCCGTCGCCGACGACGACCGTATCGGCGAACGGTTCGACGACGGCGCGCTTCTCGCCGCGGTGCACCAGCGCCGTGACGGACGCACCCGCCAGGCGCGCCAGCTGGGCCGCGAAGATCCCGACGCCGCCCGACGCGCCCGTAATCAGCACGCGTCGCCCCAGCAGGCCGCCGCGCTTCTCGAGCGCGTAGAGCGCGGTGAGTCCGGCGATCGGCAGCGTCGACGCGCGCTCGAAGGAAAGCGATGCCGGCAGCACCGCGAGGTTGCGCACCGGCGCAGCGATGCGTTCCGCCCACGCGCCCTCGCCGAGCATCCCGACGACGCGTGCGCCGGCGTGCGGCCCGCTCCCGTCGGCGGCGGCGCGCTCGACCGTTCCCGCGAAATCCCATCCCGGCCGCCAGCCGTCGGCCGCATTGCGCACGCGGCGCACCTCGCCGAGATTCAGGCTGACGGCGGCGACGCGCACCAGCGCTTCGGACGGCTGCGGCGCGGGCGCGGGGACGTCGGTCAGGGTCAGACGGCCCGGCGCCGCCGCGTCGACGACGACGGCATGCATGCGGCTCGAAACCGGCCGCGCGCGGCGAAGGATGCCTTAGAGTTCTCCCCGCGCGTAGAGGATCGCGGCGAGCACGACGAGCGCGGCGGTCTCGGTACGCAGGATCCGCCGCCCGAGCGATACGGGGACGGCGCCGGCGGCGGCCGCGCGCGTCACCTCGTCGTGCGACAACCCGCCTTCGGGTCCGACGGCTACGAGCAGCGACCGCAGGGTCGCGATCTCCGGCTCGAGGACCTCGCGCAACGGCCGCGGTTCGGCGACCTCCCAAGGGACGTACACGCGATCGTAGGCGGAAAACGTCCGCAGGAGCGCGTCCCAGTCGAGCATGTCGGCGACCGCGGGGACGCGCGTGCGTCCCGACTGCTGCGCGGCCGAACGCGCGATCCGGCGCCAGCGTTCGACCTTCGCGGCGCTGGTGTCGTGTCCGATCACGCGCGCGCTGCGCACCGGGACGATCGCGTGGACGCCGAGTTCGGTCGCCTTCTCGACGACCAGATCCATCTTCTGGCCTTTGGGGACCGCCTGCGCGATCGTGATCGCGGGGGACGGCTCGACGCCGTCGGCGTCGATCACCGCGTCGAGCGCAGCCGTGACGGCGCGGCCCGTCACCTCCAGCGTCGCGGCGTATGCGGTCCCGCCGGAGTCGACGATCTGCGCGCGGTCGCCGCTGCGCTTGCGCAGCACCGTCGCGATCTTGCGCGCGTCGTCCGCGGCGAGCGCCACCCGCTCGCCGACCGCGTGCACGCCCTCGACGAAGAACCGGTCCCGCATCGCGGCAGGCCGTTCGGCGGCGCGGTGCGGAAGGCCCCGGGATGGACGACGCCTTCTGGCTGCGCTACCTGCGGGCGCACGCCGATCCGCGGACCCGGGCGCTGCACGCGGCCGGAACGCTGACGGCGACCGCGGTCGCCGCCGCCGCGCTGGCGAAGCGCGACCTGCGGCTCGCCGGCGCTGCGCTCGCGTGCGGCTACGGTCCGGCCTGGTTCGCGCATGCGTTCATCGAACGCAACAAGCCCGAGACGTTCAGCGCACCGTTTCGCTCGCTCGCCGGCGACTACCGCATGTGCTTCGCGATGCTTACCGGCGCAATCGACGGAGAACTCACACGCGCAGGCGTCAGCGCGCTGCGCTGATCTCGAGCCGGTTGGCGCCGCGCACGAAGATCGCGACGCCGTTTTCGACGTGCGCCCGTTCCAATTTTTTTTGGGCCGCGTCGTCGACGACCGTGGGCCGCATGGTATCGGTTCGATGAACGCCGCGATGGTGCAATCGGCGATCGCCTTGGCACTCGCCGCCGTGCTCGGCGGGGTGATCGGATTTCAGCGCCAGTACACGCAAAAACCGGCAGGGATCCGCACGCACGCGCTGGTCTCGCTCGGATCGTGTGCGTTCGCGACGTTCTCCGTGCTGATTCCCGGCGATACGCGGATCGCGGCGGGAGTCATCACCGGCGTCGGTTTTCTCGGCGCGGGCGCGATCGTGCGCCACGGACTCAACACGCGCGGGCTGACGACCGCCGCGTCGATCTGGACCGCCGCTGCGATCGGGATGGGCGTGGGTTTGGGCCGTCTTGCCTGGTGGCCGGTCTACATGACGACGGTCGTCCTGACGCTGCTCGTGCTGTTCATGAGCGACGACCTCGTCATGCGACTGTTGCCGCGCCGTTCGTCGCTGGATATTCGCGTCGACACCGATCTCAACGTCGTCGCGCTCGACGCGCTCGCCGCCGCGATCGGCCGATGCGTGCACAGCGTGCGCATCGGCGACGACATCGCGATCACGAATGAAGGCGGGATCCGTCACGCGTCGGCGGTGTACTCGATCGGTCTCAACGTCGACGCCGACATGGTGCGCGCGATCGAGGCGATCGGCGCGATCGACGGCGTCCTGGCGGTCCGCATCGAAGAACCGGTCGCACCGCCGAACTGAACGCGCCTAGTCGGCGCGGAACGCGTCCTTCACGCGATCGAAAAACGACTTCTCTTCGACCTGGTCGCCGCCCGCGCGCGCGTACTCTTCGAGCAGCTCGCGTTCGCGCTTGCTGATCTTCGTGGGCACGACGACGTGCACGGTGACGAGTTCGTCGCCCTTCGCGCCGCCGCGCACGCTGGGCATCCCGCGTCCTCGCAGCCGATACGTCGAGTTGCTCTGCGTCCCCGGGTTGAGCGTGAGCGGGACCTCGCCGTCGAGCGAGGGGACGCGGATCTCGCCGCCGAGCGCAGCCTGCGGAAACGCGATCGGCACGTCGACGAGCACGTCGAGCCCGTCGCGGCGGAACATTGGATGGCGCGCGATGCTCAGGTAGACGTAGAGATCGCCGTCGGGCCCGCCGCGCGTTCCGGCTTCACCGCTGCCGGTGATCCGGATGCGCGAACCGTCGTCGACGCCGGCCGGGATCTTGACCTGCAGGCTCTTCTCCTGCTCGATGCGCCCGCGGCCGCGGCAAGTCGTGCACGGCGTCTGCACGATCTGGCCGTCGCCGCTGCACTTCGTGCACGTGGTCTGCGTGACGAATTGACCCAGCGGCGTCTGGCGCACCTG is a genomic window containing:
- a CDS encoding DUF962 domain-containing protein, with amino-acid sequence MDDAFWLRYLRAHADPRTRALHAAGTLTATAVAAAALAKRDLRLAGAALACGYGPAWFAHAFIERNKPETFSAPFRSLAGDYRMCFAMLTGAIDGELTRAGVSALR
- a CDS encoding alpha/beta fold hydrolase, which gives rise to MITTEQRRVALETGAVTTVECWGDAGPAVLCVHGIGSSRRDFARLGEALAATHRVFAYDQRGHGDHAQHDGPMALDALAADLRAVADSIGTVASVVGHSWGSAVALVGGPKIAKSLVLVDPMIRIAPHTFGRDYVDGMAALLPDDAAAREAAIRDAFAGAHPADRDGKLHAMRALSLETLRRLGADNCVDDGGWDLRERLAALKVPTTILLAGEDSVVAPDDVARISPSVCVRTIAGHGHTLHRTAFDVFVEAVTSSVPA
- the dnaJ gene encoding molecular chaperone DnaJ → MATDYYEVLGVARDADENTIKRAYRRLARTYHPDVAADKAAAENRFKEINEAYEVLSDAQKRANYDRFGHAGVNGGIGEGGFGPFGSEGFGDIFDMFFGAARGGAQQRRNGPARGSDLRYDVEITLEEAYAGTTREVTFRHLASCPTCKGNGAEPGTLIVPCDRCSGTGIQRQVRQTPLGQFVTQTTCTKCSGDGQIVQTPCTTCRGRGRIEQEKSLQVKIPAGVDDGSRIRITGSGEAGTRGGPDGDLYVYLSIARHPMFRRDGLDVLVDVPIAFPQAALGGEIRVPSLDGEVPLTLNPGTQSNSTYRLRGRGMPSVRGGAKGDELVTVHVVVPTKISKRERELLEEYARAGGDQVEEKSFFDRVKDAFRAD
- a CDS encoding RsmE family RNA methyltransferase, coding for MRDRFFVEGVHAVGERVALAADDARKIATVLRKRSGDRAQIVDSGGTAYAATLEVTGRAVTAALDAVIDADGVEPSPAITIAQAVPKGQKMDLVVEKATELGVHAIVPVRSARVIGHDTSAAKVERWRRIARSAAQQSGRTRVPAVADMLDWDALLRTFSAYDRVYVPWEVAEPRPLREVLEPEIATLRSLLVAVGPEGGLSHDEVTRAAAAGAVPVSLGRRILRTETAALVVLAAILYARGEL
- a CDS encoding zinc-binding dehydrogenase, giving the protein MHAVVVDAAAPGRLTLTDVPAPAPQPSEALVRVAAVSLNLGEVRRVRNAADGWRPGWDFAGTVERAAADGSGPHAGARVVGMLGEGAWAERIAAPVRNLAVLPASLSFERASTLPIAGLTALYALEKRGGLLGRRVLITGASGGVGIFAAQLARLAGASVTALVHRGEKRAVVEPFADTVVVGDGAGCAHETGPFDLILESVGGDVFAGALRELAPDGMLVTFGTSAQRESTIEVASFYARGGASIYGFIIFHELERTPAGEGLARLAALLDGGALQVHVDDVLPVARIGEAADRLWDRAVSGKLVVTFA
- a CDS encoding MgtC/SapB family protein — protein: MNAAMVQSAIALALAAVLGGVIGFQRQYTQKPAGIRTHALVSLGSCAFATFSVLIPGDTRIAAGVITGVGFLGAGAIVRHGLNTRGLTTAASIWTAAAIGMGVGLGRLAWWPVYMTTVVLTLLVLFMSDDLVMRLLPRRSSLDIRVDTDLNVVALDALAAAIGRCVHSVRIGDDIAITNEGGIRHASAVYSIGLNVDADMVRAIEAIGAIDGVLAVRIEEPVAPPN